The following coding sequences lie in one Frigoribacterium sp. SL97 genomic window:
- a CDS encoding Y-family DNA polymerase — protein sequence MSDPVVARRIALVDVNNCYVSCERLFDPTLEGRPVVVLSNNDGCVVARSAEAKALGIQMGDPWFKLAAQAKAWDLQYRSSNYELYGDLSSRVMELLGRHTAWLEQYSIDEAFLSLRGTPAELTARARDIRAAVKLHVGLPVSIGIAPSKTLAKLANHGAKKNPSLGGVANLDDYSPEHVTRILESLPSDEVWGVAGRTKKRLAALNIHTAAELRDADPGVIRKKFSVVMQRTVYELRGVDCLPLEPPAAVREQLMFSRSFATPVTTVQDMERVLSVYAQQAAGKLRKQGSIAKSMTCFASTSPFNDQPYESASGGASFPVPTDDPVEMVKAAIAVLRPRLREGAHYVRAGVLLTGITPKVSDAPLEAFVPLHDRRGLGKLVDDVGRRYGSGNIGLGLAGIRGAPIWSMKREKLLKRATTHWDELALVHAR from the coding sequence GTGTCTGACCCAGTCGTCGCGCGCCGCATCGCACTCGTCGACGTCAACAACTGCTACGTCTCGTGCGAGCGTCTGTTCGACCCGACGCTCGAGGGGCGCCCTGTCGTCGTCCTCAGCAACAACGACGGCTGCGTCGTCGCCCGCAGCGCGGAAGCCAAGGCGCTCGGTATCCAGATGGGCGACCCTTGGTTCAAGCTCGCCGCACAGGCGAAGGCCTGGGACCTGCAGTACCGCAGCTCGAACTACGAGCTCTACGGCGACCTCTCGAGCCGGGTCATGGAACTGCTCGGCCGGCACACCGCCTGGCTCGAGCAGTACTCGATCGACGAAGCGTTCCTGTCCCTTCGGGGCACGCCGGCCGAGCTCACCGCCCGGGCCCGCGACATCCGCGCCGCGGTGAAGCTCCACGTCGGCCTGCCGGTGTCCATCGGCATTGCGCCGTCGAAGACGCTCGCGAAGCTGGCCAACCACGGTGCCAAGAAGAACCCCTCCCTCGGAGGAGTCGCCAACCTCGACGACTACTCCCCCGAGCACGTCACCCGCATCCTCGAATCGCTGCCGAGCGACGAGGTCTGGGGCGTCGCCGGCCGGACCAAGAAGCGCCTCGCCGCCCTCAACATCCACACCGCGGCCGAGCTCCGCGACGCTGACCCCGGCGTCATCCGCAAGAAGTTCAGCGTCGTCATGCAGCGCACCGTCTACGAGCTCCGCGGCGTCGACTGCCTGCCGCTTGAGCCGCCGGCGGCCGTCCGAGAGCAGCTGATGTTCTCCCGCTCGTTCGCCACTCCGGTCACCACCGTCCAGGACATGGAGCGGGTGCTGTCCGTCTACGCGCAGCAGGCCGCCGGCAAGCTCCGGAAGCAGGGGTCCATCGCCAAGTCGATGACCTGCTTCGCGTCGACATCACCGTTCAACGACCAGCCGTACGAATCGGCGTCGGGTGGCGCCTCGTTCCCCGTTCCGACAGACGACCCGGTGGAGATGGTCAAGGCGGCGATCGCGGTGCTCAGGCCGCGTCTGCGGGAGGGCGCGCACTATGTCCGGGCCGGCGTGCTGCTCACCGGCATCACACCGAAGGTCTCCGACGCTCCCCTCGAGGCGTTCGTGCCGCTGCACGACCGGCGCGGACTCGGCAAGCTCGTCGACGACGTCGGCCGGCGCTACGGCTCCGGGAACATCGGCCTGGGGCTCGCGGGCATCCGCGGTGCACCGATCTGGTCGATGAAGCGGGAGAAGCTGTTGAAGCGGGCGACGACGCACTGGGATGAGCTTGCGCTCGTTCACGCTCGCTGA
- a CDS encoding HNH endonuclease family protein, whose protein sequence is MTRRTSTLATRTAALALALVALTGCTSTALASTDPAKQETVAAPATEVLDLLETLPVKGKSPMTGYTGNREALFGAAWLDVDSNGCDTRNDILARDLDDARTSNGCDIVDGILHDAYTGESIPFEPGHVIQIDHRVSLGNAWATGAQQISYDDRVALANDPLNLIAVKGKANQQKSNGDYATWQPKQKPYRCEYVAAQVQVKAKYDLWVTPAEHDAMVTTLNTCGASGSLLAPTAAPSTEPTTPAAEVPAPERPAADEAAPATVHPGGYCAEQGATGVAATGKTYTCGKAGADAGGRFHWNA, encoded by the coding sequence ATGACGCGCCGCACGAGCACCCTCGCCACCCGCACCGCTGCCCTGGCACTCGCGCTCGTGGCCCTCACCGGCTGCACGTCGACGGCTCTCGCCTCGACCGACCCTGCCAAGCAGGAGACGGTCGCCGCTCCCGCGACTGAGGTGCTCGACCTTCTCGAGACGCTTCCGGTGAAGGGCAAGTCGCCCATGACCGGCTACACCGGCAACCGCGAGGCTCTCTTCGGCGCTGCCTGGCTCGACGTCGACAGCAACGGCTGCGACACCCGCAATGACATCCTCGCCCGGGACCTCGACGACGCCCGCACCAGCAACGGCTGCGACATCGTCGACGGCATCCTCCACGACGCCTACACCGGCGAGAGCATCCCCTTCGAGCCCGGCCACGTCATCCAGATCGACCACCGCGTCAGCCTCGGGAACGCGTGGGCCACCGGTGCCCAGCAGATCTCCTACGACGACCGCGTCGCCCTCGCCAACGACCCGCTGAACCTCATCGCTGTGAAGGGCAAGGCCAACCAGCAGAAGTCCAACGGCGACTACGCCACCTGGCAGCCGAAGCAGAAGCCCTACCGCTGCGAGTACGTCGCAGCCCAGGTGCAGGTCAAGGCCAAGTACGACCTCTGGGTCACCCCGGCCGAGCACGACGCCATGGTCACGACGCTGAACACCTGCGGCGCCTCCGGCTCGCTCCTCGCCCCGACCGCCGCCCCGTCCACCGAGCCCACCACCCCGGCCGCCGAGGTCCCCGCGCCCGAGAGGCCCGCCGCCGACGAGGCCGCTCCCGCCACTGTGCACCCCGGCGGCTACTGCGCCGAGCAGGGCGCCACTGGTGTCGCCGCCACCGGCAAGACCTACACCTGCGGCAAGGCTGGCGCCGACGCCGGCGGCCGCTTCCACTGGAACGCCTGA
- a CDS encoding DUF7007 domain-containing protein → MTFLEADHPRVDNGTFTDKPQTSPEVSLGGPAKDWGTVTVTVTVNEGSRTPWGPADSVTDIAPGIVSVGTPGHGGLKLSRERRAAIPKPLRDVAGIWFEEDCEWWIVAMHHPEAFPHIEDGVAEKRVRNWFPDAYEAATGTTIAPGESDVRDEAVWAKAHENDFVLISARMDDDRPGVVRVIGRRASDGTRQTFYVPKDELDARRLAAEPGQGHRVILDPASDETSGPDVEPEKVPTVKHAGYSSPATPGARARLATDLAKRWRRDDGSVETLADILERGVAGKSSRVENGKRIYFIREQEFEGSSYAALPVTKATFDAVNAPDGRSAADVAYQDAQIAEHKLHRADGWTERQKLQAAYNEAARHADELRKAEAAAKEQ, encoded by the coding sequence ATGACCTTCCTCGAAGCAGACCACCCGCGCGTCGACAACGGCACGTTCACCGACAAGCCGCAGACGTCCCCGGAGGTCAGCCTCGGCGGACCGGCGAAGGACTGGGGTACCGTCACCGTCACCGTCACCGTCAACGAAGGCTCCCGCACCCCGTGGGGTCCCGCCGACAGTGTCACCGACATCGCCCCCGGCATCGTCTCCGTCGGCACGCCCGGGCACGGCGGCCTCAAGCTGAGCCGTGAGCGTCGCGCCGCCATCCCGAAGCCTCTCCGCGACGTCGCCGGGATCTGGTTCGAGGAGGACTGTGAGTGGTGGATCGTCGCCATGCACCACCCCGAGGCCTTCCCGCACATCGAGGACGGCGTGGCTGAGAAGCGTGTCCGCAACTGGTTCCCCGACGCCTACGAGGCGGCAACCGGTACGACGATCGCGCCGGGGGAGTCCGACGTCCGCGACGAGGCTGTCTGGGCCAAGGCTCACGAGAACGACTTCGTCCTCATCTCCGCCCGCATGGACGACGACCGTCCCGGCGTCGTCCGCGTCATCGGCCGCCGCGCCTCCGACGGCACCCGGCAGACCTTCTACGTCCCGAAGGATGAGCTCGACGCCCGCCGTCTCGCAGCGGAGCCTGGCCAGGGGCACCGCGTCATCCTCGACCCGGCCAGCGACGAGACCTCCGGGCCCGACGTCGAGCCGGAGAAGGTGCCCACCGTCAAGCACGCCGGCTACAGCTCGCCGGCGACGCCAGGAGCACGTGCCCGGCTCGCCACCGACCTCGCCAAGCGCTGGCGCCGTGACGACGGAAGCGTCGAGACGCTCGCGGACATCCTCGAACGCGGCGTCGCCGGCAAGTCCTCCCGCGTGGAGAACGGCAAGCGCATCTACTTCATCCGCGAGCAGGAGTTCGAGGGCTCGAGCTACGCCGCCCTTCCCGTCACGAAGGCGACCTTCGACGCCGTCAACGCGCCCGACGGCCGCTCGGCTGCAGACGTCGCCTACCAGGACGCCCAGATCGCCGAGCACAAGCTGCACCGCGCCGACGGATGGACCGAGCGACAGAAGCTGCAGGCGGCGTACAACGAAGCCGCCCGCCACGCCGACGAGCTGCGGAAGGCCGAAGCGGCAGCCAAGGAGCAGTAG